A genomic segment from Nicotiana sylvestris chromosome 1, ASM39365v2, whole genome shotgun sequence encodes:
- the LOC104214954 gene encoding NAC domain-containing protein 30-like, which yields MEYYQAKCFSRPMGHRFHPTDREVLKYLIGFVRDEPLHSQNELMQVADLYADKEPWQIFEAYDQGNNNNNTRYFITPQKKEKPTWKRVSRTVGKGTWKPQGKGREVFDDKGRLMGYVKSLKYIPANKSSNNVNGEWLMTEYSLFDRYLAAREIKNKGFVICKIKKKGKPGDKKKGNNIDEVVNDENMRDIEEFINTVLQEDVQVEDNGIRSNGTIAKLDDQENNIIQYVEGDQVRDHVLGLLDSTEDINMEYQVEDNQHATFWASAEDVDLDTINFC from the exons ATGGAGTATTATCAGGCTAAGTGTTTTTCTCGCCCGATGGGTCATCGCTTTCATCCGACGGACAGGGAAGTGCTCAAGTATCTAATAGGGTTTGTGAGAGACGAGCCACTTCACTCTCAGAATGAACTCATGCAGGTGGCAGATCTCTACGCCGACAAGGAGCCATGGCAGATTTTCGAAGCTTATGATcagggaaacaacaacaacaacactcGTTACTTCATAACGCCGCAGAAGAAAGAGAAGCCAACGTGGAAAAGAGTTTCAAGAACTGTCGGGAAGGGCACTTGGAAGCCTCAAGGCAAAGGCCGAGAGGTGTTTGATGATAAAGGAAGACTCATGGGATACGTGAAAAGTTTGAAGTACATCCCCGCTAACAAATCGTCAAACAATGTGAATGGCGAGTGGTTGATGACAGAGTACTCTTTGTTTGATCGTTATCTGGCTGCTAGGGAGATTAAGAACAAAGGTTTCGTAATTTGTAAGATCAAGAAGAAGGGCAAACCTGGTGACAAGAAAAAAGGAAACAATATTGATGAGGTAGTTAATGATGAGAATATGAGAGATATTGAAGAATTTATCAACACCGTGTTGCAAGAAGATGTTCAAGTTGAAGACAATGGTATAAGGTCGAATGGTACTATCGCAAAGCTGGATGATCAAGAGAATAATATTATCCAATATGTAGAGGGAGATCAAGTTAGAGACCATGTACTTGGTTTGTTGGATTCCACAGAGGATATT AATATGGAATACCAAGTCGAAGACAATCAACATGCTACATTCTGGGCTTCCGCGGAAGATGTCGATCTGGATACAATCAATTTCTGTTAG